A window of Nonomuraea angiospora genomic DNA:
GCGTGCGCGGGGTCCTGCGCCACATGCAGCGCACCGCCGTCCAGGCCTCCCCGGACCTGCTCACCGCGGTCACCGGCCGCTGGACCACGGGCGCCGCGCGCGCCGAATCGGGCGTCCACCCCTTCCGCAAGTCCCTGGCGGAGCTGCGGGTCGGTGACACCATCGCCTCCGCGCCGCGTACGGTCTCGCTCGCCGACATCGAGCACTTCGCCGAGTTCACCGGGGACACCTTCTACGCCCACACCGACGCCGAGGCCGCCGCGCGCAACCCGCTGTTCGGCGGCATCGTCGCCCACGGCTACCTCGTCGTGTCCCTGGCCGCCGGGCTCTTCGTGGATCCGGCGCCCGGACCGGTCCTGGCGAACTTCGGCGTCGACTCCCTGCGCTTCCTCACCCCGGTGAAGGCGGGCGACACGATCGACGTGACGCTGACCGTCAAGCAGATCACCCCGCGCAGCTCCGCCGACTACGGCGAGGTCCGCTGGGACGCCGTCGTCGCCAACCAGGACGGCCAGCCGGTCGCCACGTACGACGTGCTGACGCTCGTGGCCAAGACCTGGCCGCTGCCCGGACAGGAGGCCTGAGGTGGACCCTGTGGTGGAGGGGGCCCCGCTCCTGCTTGAACGAGATGGCGCCGTCGCCGTGCTGACCCTCAACCGCCCGGACCGCCGCAACGCGCTGGACACGGGGCTGAAGACGGCGCTGCGCCGGGCGCTGGAGGAGGTCGCGGCCGACGACGCCGTACGCGCCGTGCTGCTGACCGGCGCGGGGACCGCCTTCTGCGTCGGGCAGGACCTCGCCGAGCACGCCGCGGCCCTCCGCTCGGACGCCGGGCACGCCTTCGACACCGTCGAGGAGGACTACGCGCCGATCGTCCGGCTCCTGGCCACCATGGGCAAACCGGTCGTCGCCGCCGTCAACGGCACGTGCGTCGGCGCCGGCCTGGCCCTCGCCCTGGCCTGCGACCTGCGGGTGCTCGCGGAGGAGGCCGTCTTCGCGACGGCGTTCACGGCGATCGGGCTGACGTGCGACTCGGGGCTGTCCCTGACGCTCGCGCGGGCGGTCGGCGAGGCCAGGGCCAAGGAGCTGGTCCTGCTGGGCGAGTCGTTCGGCGCCCGGCAGGCGGTGGAGTGGGGGATCACGGGCCGCGTGGTCCCCCAGGAGGAGGCGGGCGGGGTGGCGCGCGAGCTCGCGGCCCGGCTCGCCGCCGGGCCGACCGCCGCCTACGCCGAGTCCAAGCGGCTGATCGCCGGGGCCTGGGACCAGGACCTCGGGGCGGCGCTCACCGCCGAAGCCCGCGCCCAGGCCCGCCTGGGGCTGACGGCCGACCACGCGGGGGCGGTGGAGGCGTTCCTCGACAAACGCAAACCCACCTTCGAGGGCCGCTGACCCACCGGCCCCGGCTCGCGTCGGGCGCCGTACCCGCCACCCACGTGCCGGCCCGCGTCTTCTCGAAGGCCGGCCCGGGGTGGGCGTGGACGCCGGTCACCCCAGGCCCGTACGACGTCGGCGGGCCGTCACGCGGCCGGTGCGGTGTGGATCGAGGTGGGGCGGGTGGCC
This region includes:
- a CDS encoding enoyl-CoA hydratase/isomerase family protein; this encodes MDPVVEGAPLLLERDGAVAVLTLNRPDRRNALDTGLKTALRRALEEVAADDAVRAVLLTGAGTAFCVGQDLAEHAAALRSDAGHAFDTVEEDYAPIVRLLATMGKPVVAAVNGTCVGAGLALALACDLRVLAEEAVFATAFTAIGLTCDSGLSLTLARAVGEARAKELVLLGESFGARQAVEWGITGRVVPQEEAGGVARELAARLAAGPTAAYAESKRLIAGAWDQDLGAALTAEARAQARLGLTADHAGAVEAFLDKRKPTFEGR